The following are from one region of the Actinomyces sp. oral taxon 897 genome:
- a CDS encoding carbamate kinase: protein MRIVIALGGNALLPRGATPDTAIQVAKVRLAVASLIPLAQEHELVLTHGNGPQVGLLAAATASAQVPADAYPLDTLVAQTQGMIGFWILQALADALPGRQVAGLLTRVLVDADDPAMSRPTKFVGAVLTEYDAQHLASERAWSMARDGRHWRRVVPSPAPRQVLEAGSVRTLLDAGAVVVCTGGGGVPVRAWPDGTHEGVEAVVDKDLASAVLARQIGADLLVILTDVPGVVVGYGTPEARLLDAVTPAGLRDLGLPAGSMGPKAEAAASFVEATGGRAVIGSLGQAEDLVAGRAGTQVRLGPGPALS, encoded by the coding sequence GTGCGCATCGTCATCGCCCTGGGTGGAAACGCCCTCCTGCCCCGCGGCGCCACCCCAGACACCGCCATCCAGGTGGCCAAGGTGCGTCTTGCCGTCGCCTCCCTGATCCCCCTGGCCCAGGAGCACGAGCTGGTGCTCACCCACGGCAACGGCCCCCAGGTGGGGCTGCTCGCGGCGGCCACAGCCTCGGCGCAGGTGCCTGCCGACGCCTACCCGCTGGACACCCTGGTGGCCCAGACGCAGGGCATGATCGGCTTCTGGATCCTCCAGGCCCTGGCGGACGCCCTGCCCGGGCGTCAGGTGGCGGGCCTGCTGACACGGGTCCTCGTGGACGCCGACGACCCGGCCATGAGCCGCCCCACCAAGTTCGTGGGCGCCGTGCTCACCGAGTACGACGCCCAGCACCTGGCCTCGGAGCGCGCCTGGTCCATGGCCCGTGACGGGCGGCACTGGCGTCGGGTGGTGCCCTCCCCGGCGCCCCGCCAGGTCCTGGAGGCGGGGAGCGTGCGTACCCTGCTCGACGCCGGGGCGGTGGTCGTGTGCACCGGCGGTGGCGGGGTCCCGGTGCGGGCCTGGCCCGACGGCACCCACGAGGGGGTGGAGGCCGTGGTGGACAAGGACCTGGCCTCAGCCGTCCTGGCCCGCCAGATCGGGGCGGACCTGCTTGTCATCCTCACCGACGTCCCGGGCGTGGTGGTGGGGTACGGCACGCCCGAGGCCCGGCTGCTGGACGCCGTCACCCCGGCCGGGCTGCGTGACCTGGGGCTGCCTGCGGGCTCCATGGGGCCCAAGGCGGAGGCGGCCGCGTCCTTCGTGGAGGCCACCGGCGGGCGTGCCGTCATTGGCAGCCTGGGGCAGGCCGAGGATCTTGTGGCCGGTCGGGCAGGTACCCAGGTCCGCCTGGGCCCCGGTCCGGCCCTGTCGTAA
- a CDS encoding exodeoxyribonuclease III, with amino-acid sequence MRIATVNVNGIRAAARKGMDQWLRSSGADVVLLQEVRAEEPVAASLLPGYEAVTWPCRVKGRAGVSVAVRQGGPVRLGQVRYGVAPPGTQEPDVDSGRWLEADLLPASPGPDHVDGPDPAQHPVAGRATRPGPGAPDPAPGPGAPGQDPGGPGTPSESARPLLTVVSAYFHAGQVGTERMGQKYAHLSLVDARMSALLASAADGPQVLVAGDLNIVHTASDIRNWRSNHNRTSGVLDEEIAYLDTWFSSGWVDTVRRLAGPVQGPYTWWSQRGSAFENNTGWRIDYHLTTPSLAVLARSFAIDKADRRSGRWSDHAPLVVDYDL; translated from the coding sequence ATGCGTATTGCCACCGTCAACGTCAACGGTATCCGTGCTGCCGCGCGCAAGGGCATGGACCAGTGGCTCCGCTCCAGCGGCGCGGACGTCGTCCTGCTCCAGGAGGTCCGTGCCGAGGAGCCCGTCGCCGCCTCGCTCCTTCCCGGTTACGAGGCGGTCACCTGGCCCTGCCGCGTCAAGGGGCGTGCGGGGGTGTCCGTCGCGGTGCGCCAGGGTGGTCCCGTGCGCCTGGGCCAGGTGCGCTACGGCGTGGCGCCTCCCGGCACCCAGGAGCCCGACGTCGACTCTGGCCGCTGGCTGGAGGCGGACCTGCTGCCCGCGTCCCCCGGACCTGACCACGTGGACGGACCCGACCCGGCTCAGCACCCGGTCGCGGGGCGGGCGACGCGACCCGGCCCGGGTGCTCCCGACCCGGCTCCCGGCCCGGGTGCTCCCGGCCAGGACCCCGGTGGTCCCGGTACGCCCTCCGAGTCGGCCCGGCCCCTGCTCACCGTTGTCTCCGCCTACTTCCACGCCGGCCAGGTTGGCACTGAGAGGATGGGCCAGAAGTACGCCCACCTGTCCCTGGTGGACGCCCGGATGTCCGCTCTCCTGGCGTCCGCCGCCGACGGCCCACAGGTCCTCGTGGCGGGGGATCTCAATATCGTCCACACCGCCTCCGACATTAGGAACTGGCGCTCCAACCACAACAGGACCTCCGGGGTCCTGGACGAGGAGATCGCCTACCTGGACACCTGGTTCTCCTCGGGCTGGGTGGACACGGTGCGCCGTCTGGCGGGTCCGGTCCAGGGGCCCTACACCTGGTGGTCCCAGCGCGGTTCCGCCTTTGAGAACAACACCGGCTGGCGCATTGACTACCACCTGACCACCCCGTCCCTGGCCGTTCTGGCCCGTTCCTTCGCTATTGACAAGGCCGACCGGCGCTCCGGGCGCTGGTCCGACCACGCCCCCCTCGTCGTGGACTACGACCTCTGA
- a CDS encoding helix-turn-helix transcriptional regulator — MTESQAQQAPQPAWASLVARAGLSPARRRVLRAVQESASPVSAAELAQDLGLHHNTVREHLESLVKQGMVSMTPVSTGRRGRPTLRYQVTAPDPVEVLVSYTTLLDAVARTLGEGEEARQVALTIGRRWAAESATQPGVTADPDGTAQPGATEQSGTAAGPADAAAAPDGMADPGADAVAPGNAGAPAPGPDGTEQSGDSADPGDAEQSGTVEQSGTAAGPADTDDLPEPLASLMPGLMSMGFTPHVDDGTGDVVLTTCPLVARDRRPHPLVCAMHEGYLHAAAEEGRREAGDDQDGVGDRLTLTVMEADGCHVRLEPGTDSRKEAA; from the coding sequence ATGACCGAGTCGCAAGCCCAGCAAGCTCCCCAGCCTGCCTGGGCCAGTCTCGTAGCACGCGCGGGCCTCTCCCCCGCCAGGCGCCGCGTGCTGAGGGCGGTCCAGGAGTCGGCGTCGCCCGTCAGCGCCGCAGAGCTGGCGCAGGATCTGGGCCTGCACCACAACACGGTACGCGAGCACCTGGAGTCCCTGGTCAAGCAGGGCATGGTCAGTATGACCCCGGTCTCTACCGGACGCCGGGGACGGCCCACCCTGCGCTACCAGGTCACGGCACCGGACCCTGTGGAGGTGCTGGTGTCCTACACCACGCTCCTGGACGCGGTCGCCCGGACCCTGGGCGAGGGCGAGGAGGCCCGGCAGGTGGCCCTGACCATCGGGCGGCGCTGGGCGGCCGAGAGCGCCACGCAGCCCGGGGTGACAGCAGATCCCGACGGTACGGCGCAGCCCGGCGCCACAGAGCAGTCCGGCACCGCGGCAGGGCCCGCCGACGCCGCGGCGGCTCCCGACGGTATGGCGGATCCCGGCGCCGACGCGGTGGCTCCCGGCAATGCGGGGGCCCCGGCCCCAGGACCTGACGGTACGGAGCAGTCCGGTGACTCGGCGGATCCCGGTGACGCAGAGCAGTCCGGCACCGTGGAGCAGTCCGGCACCGCGGCCGGGCCCGCCGACACGGATGACCTCCCCGAGCCCCTGGCCTCCCTCATGCCCGGGCTCATGTCCATGGGCTTCACCCCGCACGTGGACGACGGGACCGGTGACGTCGTCCTGACCACCTGCCCGCTGGTGGCACGGGACCGACGCCCCCACCCCCTGGTGTGCGCCATGCACGAGGGCTACCTGCACGCAGCGGCCGAGGAGGGCCGCCGGGAGGCGGGAGACGACCAGGACGGCGTCGGGGACCGGCTCACACTCACCGTCATGGAGGCCGACGGCTGCCACGTGCGCCTGGAGCCAGGAACTGATTCCCGTAAGGAGGCAGCATGA
- a CDS encoding acylphosphatase, with amino-acid sequence MSHWWRRGHQARTPQEEPDAQVPMPEGPGATTAQGPGQEDPTAGRAGRAPGTRSVHVLVSGTVQGVGFRYYCQEEAQRLGLAGTVRNLDDGDVEVLAHGPRHRVDALIAWLHRGPRWSRVTGVRVTEVSPDAVRGTSFQVGN; translated from the coding sequence ATGAGCCACTGGTGGCGACGAGGGCACCAGGCCCGGACACCCCAGGAGGAACCCGACGCCCAGGTACCGATGCCGGAGGGCCCTGGGGCCACCACGGCGCAGGGGCCCGGGCAGGAGGATCCGACGGCGGGGCGGGCAGGTCGGGCGCCGGGGACCCGCAGCGTCCACGTCCTGGTCTCCGGGACGGTGCAGGGGGTGGGGTTCCGCTACTACTGCCAGGAGGAGGCCCAGCGCCTGGGCCTGGCCGGGACGGTGCGCAACCTCGACGACGGCGACGTCGAGGTCCTCGCCCACGGGCCCCGGCACCGGGTGGACGCCCTGATCGCCTGGCTCCACCGGGGGCCCCGGTGGTCCAGGGTGACCGGGGTGCGGGTCACCGAGGTGAGCCCGGACGCGGTGCGGGGCACCAGCTTCCAGGTGGGGAACTAG
- a CDS encoding multicopper oxidase domain-containing protein: MSDKHEPDPRGPGSVPSAGAGPGPASGTGPAPAGDAAGSASSVPASSTGPAPARGAASSTGPRPGRTPSPPRRAVTAGTAPATGRPATSRPDAAREAGNQGASRRQATSPEQERLREVDRRGVVLGLMTAGAAVAVGSIIALCSQVGGPAVDESIPATGRVVEATVTVSGMRFVPDTVDVAPGDRLVITLDNTANMVHDLVLENGATTGRVAAGQRAELDAGVIRGPVEGWCSIAGHRAHGMVFHVTTGAAPVAAPGGSASTPPGAVPDYEAPLPQGFTAFDAALAPAPSQTTHRHTFTVTEVPMPVGCGVTQTRMTYNGQVPAPVLRGKVGDTFEITLVNNGTMSHSLDFHAGVVSPDAAMRSISPGESLVYTFTAQRSGIWLYHCSTMPMSLHLASGMHGAVIIDPPALAEVDHEYLLVHSEIYLGPEGGPTDAAKVVAKTPDLTVFNGVAFQYVQQPLTARTGQRVRFWVLDAGPSLLCSFHVVGLQFDTVFFEGAYQLGGPEGIGTAWNGGSQALGLHPAQGGFVETVAGPPGSYTFVNHSFADAEKGATGILRVSE, translated from the coding sequence CAGCGGCACCGGTCCTGCCCCGGCTGGCGACGCGGCTGGTAGCGCCAGCTCTGTCCCGGCCAGCAGCACCGGTCCCGCCCCAGCCCGCGGTGCGGCCAGCAGCACCGGTCCCCGTCCCGGCCGGACGCCGTCGCCACCCCGCCGCGCGGTGACCGCCGGGACCGCACCGGCCACCGGCAGACCGGCCACGAGCAGGCCGGATGCGGCGCGCGAGGCCGGGAACCAGGGCGCGTCCCGTCGTCAGGCCACCTCCCCGGAGCAGGAGCGCCTTCGGGAGGTGGACCGGCGTGGGGTGGTCCTGGGCCTCATGACCGCCGGGGCGGCTGTTGCCGTCGGGAGCATTATCGCCCTGTGCTCCCAGGTCGGGGGTCCCGCGGTCGATGAGTCCATACCGGCCACCGGCCGGGTGGTGGAGGCCACGGTCACCGTCTCGGGCATGCGGTTCGTGCCCGACACCGTGGACGTCGCCCCCGGGGACCGCCTGGTCATCACCCTGGACAACACCGCCAACATGGTCCACGACCTGGTCCTGGAGAACGGCGCCACCACCGGCCGGGTGGCCGCGGGACAGCGTGCCGAGCTCGACGCGGGCGTCATTAGGGGGCCGGTGGAGGGCTGGTGCTCGATCGCCGGGCACCGTGCCCACGGCATGGTCTTCCACGTCACCACGGGCGCCGCACCCGTGGCGGCGCCCGGTGGGAGCGCGAGCACGCCCCCCGGCGCCGTCCCCGACTACGAGGCGCCCCTGCCGCAGGGCTTCACCGCCTTCGACGCCGCCCTGGCACCCGCGCCCTCCCAGACCACCCACCGCCACACCTTCACCGTCACCGAGGTCCCCATGCCCGTGGGCTGCGGGGTCACCCAGACCCGCATGACCTACAACGGGCAGGTCCCCGCGCCGGTCCTGCGTGGAAAGGTGGGGGACACCTTCGAGATCACCCTGGTCAACAACGGGACCATGAGCCACTCCCTGGACTTCCACGCGGGCGTGGTCTCCCCGGACGCCGCCATGCGCTCCATCAGCCCCGGTGAGAGCCTGGTCTACACCTTCACCGCCCAGCGCAGCGGCATCTGGCTGTACCACTGCTCGACCATGCCCATGAGCCTCCACCTGGCCAGCGGCATGCACGGGGCCGTCATTATCGACCCACCCGCCCTGGCGGAGGTGGACCACGAGTACCTGCTCGTCCACTCCGAGATCTACCTGGGCCCGGAGGGCGGTCCCACCGACGCCGCCAAGGTGGTCGCCAAGACCCCGGACCTGACCGTCTTCAACGGGGTCGCCTTCCAGTACGTCCAGCAGCCGCTGACGGCACGCACCGGTCAGCGGGTGCGCTTCTGGGTGCTCGACGCCGGCCCCTCCCTGCTGTGCTCCTTCCACGTGGTGGGCCTCCAGTTCGACACGGTGTTCTTCGAGGGCGCCTACCAGCTCGGGGGTCCCGAGGGGATCGGGACGGCGTGGAACGGGGGCTCCCAGGCCCTGGGACTGCACCCGGCACAGGGCGGGTTCGTGGAGACGGTCGCCGGGCCGCCGGGCAGCTACACGTTCGTCAACCACTCCTTCGCGGACGCGGAGAAGGGGGCCACGGGGATCCTGCGCGTCAGCGAGTGA